In the Mycoplasmoides gallisepticum genome, one interval contains:
- the pheT gene encoding phenylalanine--tRNA ligase subunit beta, producing MLLSKKVIANFIPTITKIEDKKIVEALNAIGAEVESIKTFSMIDYLIIGKIFTIKKHPHAEKLNICSIQISDNKFINIISDSPNLFDQTKVLNKYVIVAMEGAELPNGITVINRDIRGMNSSGLLCSYADLNPQSSEYLSEYDSKNIIILDKANLGDTEVYKYLNIDDTIFDISIPSSRPDWHGIRFLAKELAAYLNLKYVELIGRAKQTDFHQINFKVLDETDNKAKYFGGIHLRNYQLQQSSWNTKGILINNHIKPINDLVDLSNLIPLFVANPIHIHDADKIVGDVRLVQATKKEQFLALDNKWYTVQENDLLVVDDEKIIALAGIIGSMATAVDENSINYFIEVGNFDRHQIIKSAAFHKINTYSANLFSKEISLYQTKKTFEYLYQYLLTKVYNQQLSELSKTFSVDEYHQQVKVNYDKIRSLLGSMNYLPDAMIQKSLTDLGFLVEDDLVYVPSYRNDIYNWQDLVEELLKILNINLFQPIPIKADYLLEVNNETNELLDRLSKKLRSLKFNHIRTYNLTSKKRAELLNLFKYQDPVVVSKPISETRQYYRQNILTNLLEVYQLNRSYKNKLYPIFEIQSLLTKNGANHHIGLVMANNLFNHSYDPSSGIKLDLITIKGISDIIVQNFGFNCNYQTINDDTYLVKNDSLKLVVYDETIGYIGKIKKSILKEFDLADQDIYCLDINLERLITSINRYVRTYEAYDHYQEVTRDITFQLKNEVDFNSFINVINSFNKLSKWEIISIFDATNQIDTNKTYQPTKYTVRCYLKQGDKTYTTKEINQIFDELIDLMKTKQILI from the coding sequence ATGTTGTTATCAAAAAAGGTAATTGCCAATTTCATTCCCACGATCACTAAGATCGAAGATAAAAAGATCGTTGAAGCACTCAATGCGATCGGTGCTGAGGTCGAATCAATTAAGACCTTTAGTATGATCGATTACTTAATAATCGGAAAGATCTTTACGATTAAAAAACACCCCCATGCTGAAAAACTAAATATCTGTTCGATCCAGATTAGTGATAATAAGTTTATTAACATCATCTCAGATTCGCCCAACCTTTTTGACCAAACTAAGGTACTTAATAAGTATGTGATTGTGGCGATGGAAGGTGCAGAACTACCCAACGGAATCACGGTAATTAACCGTGATATCCGGGGAATGAATAGTAGTGGGCTTTTATGTTCTTATGCTGATCTAAACCCACAATCAAGTGAGTATCTATCTGAATATGATAGTAAGAATATCATTATCCTTGATAAGGCTAATTTAGGTGATACTGAAGTTTATAAGTATCTAAATATCGATGATACGATCTTTGATATCTCGATCCCTTCTAGTCGTCCTGATTGACATGGGATTAGATTTTTAGCTAAAGAATTAGCTGCTTATCTAAACTTAAAATACGTTGAACTAATTGGTAGAGCTAAACAAACTGATTTTCATCAGATTAATTTTAAGGTTTTAGATGAAACAGATAATAAAGCCAAATACTTTGGTGGGATCCATTTAAGGAACTATCAATTACAACAATCAAGCTGAAACACCAAGGGGATCTTGATTAACAACCACATTAAACCTATTAATGATCTAGTTGATCTTTCTAATTTAATTCCGTTATTTGTGGCTAACCCAATCCACATTCACGACGCTGATAAGATCGTGGGTGATGTAAGATTAGTGCAAGCCACTAAAAAAGAGCAGTTTTTAGCTTTAGATAATAAGTGATATACAGTTCAAGAGAATGATCTTTTAGTTGTTGATGATGAAAAGATCATTGCGCTTGCTGGTATCATTGGTTCAATGGCAACCGCTGTTGATGAGAATAGTATTAACTACTTTATTGAAGTAGGTAACTTTGATCGTCACCAGATCATTAAATCAGCAGCATTTCATAAGATTAACACATACAGTGCTAATCTATTTAGTAAAGAAATCTCTTTATACCAAACCAAAAAGACCTTTGAATACTTATACCAATACTTATTGACAAAGGTTTATAATCAACAGTTATCTGAACTGTCAAAAACATTTAGTGTTGATGAGTATCATCAACAAGTAAAAGTTAATTATGATAAGATTCGCAGCTTACTTGGAAGTATGAACTACTTACCAGATGCTATGATCCAAAAATCATTAACAGACCTAGGGTTTTTAGTTGAAGATGATCTTGTATACGTACCAAGTTATCGAAACGATATTTATAACTGACAAGATCTAGTAGAAGAACTATTAAAGATCTTAAATATTAATCTGTTCCAACCAATTCCGATTAAGGCTGATTATTTACTTGAAGTAAATAATGAAACAAACGAACTGTTAGATCGGCTATCTAAGAAGTTAAGATCATTAAAGTTTAATCATATAAGAACTTATAACTTAACTTCTAAAAAACGGGCTGAACTACTAAATCTGTTTAAGTATCAAGATCCAGTTGTTGTGTCTAAACCAATCTCTGAAACTAGACAGTACTATCGTCAAAATATCTTAACGAACTTATTAGAAGTTTATCAACTAAACCGATCATATAAGAATAAGTTATACCCAATCTTTGAGATCCAAAGTTTATTAACCAAAAATGGTGCTAACCACCATATTGGTTTAGTGATGGCTAATAACTTATTTAATCATAGTTATGATCCATCATCAGGGATCAAACTGGATCTAATCACGATCAAAGGGATTAGTGATATCATCGTGCAAAACTTTGGGTTTAATTGTAATTACCAAACGATTAATGATGATACTTATCTAGTTAAAAACGATTCATTAAAACTAGTAGTTTATGATGAAACGATCGGTTATATTGGTAAGATTAAAAAATCAATCCTAAAAGAATTTGATTTAGCTGATCAAGATATCTATTGTTTAGATATTAATCTGGAACGATTAATTACTTCAATTAATCGTTATGTCAGAACATATGAAGCTTATGATCACTACCAAGAAGTTACTAGAGATATTACTTTCCAACTAAAAAATGAAGTTGATTTTAATAGCTTTATTAATGTCATTAATAGTTTTAATAAGTTATCAAAATGAGAGATTATCTCGATCTTTGATGCAACTAATCAGATTGATACGAACAAGACTTATCAACCAACCAAATATACGGTTAGATGTTATCTAAAACAAGGTGATAAGACTTATACAACTAAAGAGATCAATCAAATCTTTGATGAATTGATTGATCTGATGAAAACTAAACAGATCTTGATTTAG